In Oryza sativa Japonica Group chromosome 2, ASM3414082v1, the following are encoded in one genomic region:
- the LOC9266680 gene encoding uncharacterized protein: protein MALWLKLFLSVFLPVAALVAVAVLVYRRRSSSSRNAQPELPESVAGGGGGGDPAVSPGLGKLNIRYNATSGRAGLRFQQLHHHHHGHVDVRHHHRGGAGAGGAQQGPFQWADHPRLVTEAAENGWAQFVFAVAPPRTRSASSSPLWGLCPACDSGTSRDMADTAWEVPAGSSERMQAVRLNPVVAAAAAAVSASTKKWLPGSIPSPLRGGDHDAAGNSSALCLARMSLPLPGPPLAGAPFPQDAYFEITIIYLNTRRPEWSASRASRRGRDGSSESDRAKLISFAPDAKNAVQETRAATKVDDHHDKQRHTVMSFGLATAASAAPPRPSLAGTYASSIGFHSNGAVYLDGMKLVYESEKSSWAGVDKVVGCGFEPAKRKVFFTVDGQLVHAVSCNADAFSTPMYPVLASSFDVMALVNLGQGKFRYAPANARRTANPCFLRAASAGDDGRSGGSLGLDFDDSGDLFSMGRVDSGWLETASRMSKSRKENGGGGGASAGDPDADSDLFEISLRD, encoded by the exons ATGGCGCTGTGGCTGAAGCTGTTCTTGTCCGTGTTCCTGCCGGTCGCGGCGCTGGTCGCGGTGGCTGTTCTTGTTtaccggcggcggagctcgtcgTCGCGGAACGCGCAGCCTGAGCTGCCGGAGAGTgtggctggtggtggtggaggaggggatCCGGCGGTGAGCCCCGGGTTGGGGAAGCTGAATATCAGGTACAACGCCACGAGTGGCCGCGCGGGGCTCCGGTTCCAGCAGTTGCACCATCACCACCATGGGCATGTCGATGTGAGGCATCATcaccggggcggcgccggcgccggcggcgcgcagcAGGGGCCGTTCCAGTGGGCGGACCACCCGCGGCtggtgacggaggcggcggagaacgGGTGGGCGCAGTTCGTGTtcgccgtggcgccgccgcggacgaggtcggcgtcgtcgtcgccgctgtgGGGGCTCTGCCCCGCCTGCGACTCCGGGACCAGCCGCGACATGGCGGACACCGCGTGGGAGGTGCCCGCGGGGTCGTCGGAGCGGATGCAGGCGGTGCGGCTCAACCcggtggtggccgcggcggcggcggccgtctcgGCGTCCACCAAGAAGTGGCTCCCCGGGAGCATCCCGAGCCCGctccgcggcggcgaccacgaTGCGGCGGGGAACAGCAGCGCCCTGTGCCTCGCCAGGATGAGCCTGCCGCTGCCCGGCCcgcccctcgccggcgcgccgtTCCCGCAGGACGCCTACTTCGAGATCACCATCATCTACCTCAAcacgcggcggccggagtggtcGGCGTCGAGGGCGAGCCGCCGCGGCAGGGACGGCTCCAGCGAGAGCGACCGCGCCAAGCTCATCAGCTTTGCACCGGACGCCAAGAACGCGGTCCAAGAAACCAGAGCCGCCACGAAAGTCGACGATCACCACGACAAGCAGCGGCACACGGTCATGTCGTtcggcctcgccaccgccgcgtccgccgcgccgccacggccgTCGCTGGCCGGAACGTACGCGTCGTCCATCGGCTTCCACTCCAACGGCGCGGTCTACCTCGACG GGATGAAGCTGGTGTACGAGTCGGAGAAGTCGTCGTGGGCGGGGGTGGACAAGGTGGTGGGCTGCGGCTTCGAGCCGGCGAAGCGGAAGGTGTTCTTCACGGTGGACGGGCAGCTGGTCCACGCCGTGAGCTGCAACGCCGACGCGTTCTCCACCCCGATGTACCCGGTCCTCGCCTCCAGCTTCGACGTGATGGCGCTGGTCAACCTCGGGCAGGGCAAGTTCCGGTACGCGCCGGCGAACGCGCGGCGCACGGCGAACCCGTGCTTCCTCCGCGCCGCGTCGGCGGGGGacgacggccggagcggcggttCGCTGGGCCTCGACTTCGACGACAGCGGCGACCTCTTCTCCATGGGCCGCGTCGACTCCGGCTGGCTGGAGACGGCGTCGCGGATGAGCAAGAGCAGGAaggagaacggcggcggcggcggcgcgtcggccggcgaCCCGGACGCCGACTCCGACCTGTTCGAGATCTCATTACGAGACTGA